A genomic region of Venturia canescens isolate UGA chromosome 7, ASM1945775v1, whole genome shotgun sequence contains the following coding sequences:
- the LOC122413995 gene encoding poly(A) RNA polymerase, mitochondrial-like isoform X1 gives MAPPRVSSCYLKMALFARANANTVSLTNNCYLFKLTSRDVMLRTIVSYANKLSNYGKSSKWTCSLHSNGHCDITSNFQKNFVRNNHVVPHNKDYVPFGELLERRRQEASRTILVQVQSANSHSELYAYCKQFGRVDSMHHYSITSDSHYFLVEFGEALSVNAALKSATHVNYDEVIPVQSPMVWFRNNRATNGNNKDEEDLSNVKLSLGVSMLPNNEKIINSIAAADSVSQQMTTLYEAWKLEEVDIRMRFLTAHQLERCFLGFFPHLTILPFGSSVNGFGKRGCDLDLALNFEVQKLDTSSSRFVFHSKLISHDGKLQSKKFLEIIADSIQYFMPGISNVRRILQARVPIIKFDQRLTGLECDLSMSNGMAVHMAELLCFYGEVDYRVRPLIFTIRHWAHHVGITNPVPGRWITNFSITLLVLFYLQQKRIIPSLDELEKLTVGSNVQSVGCPFLCDVTKLPIIDTNNDSLETLLSGFLEYYSTFDFSTKAISLREGKTLNKPDFSPLYICNPLEKKLNVSKNVSFEETEKLKLAVRNALWILETAVLDTTYQPGLLAILQQKLEIVNYIGGKRVVNVAALFNMSGDKKKSSKNQKKTEEIESSDEGLDLDSQSKRNSKKKKKRARPC, from the exons ATGGCGCCACCGCGTGTTTCCTCCTGTTATTTAAAAATGGCGCTGTTCGCTCGTGCCAACGCGAACACAGTATCGTTAACTAACAATTGTTACTTATTTAAATTGACAAGTCGTGATGTCATGTTGCGAACTATCGTTAGCTACGCGaataaattatcaaattatggAAAATCCTCGAAATGGACGTGTTCTCTTCATTCTAACGGTCATTGTgacataacctcaaattttcaaaagaatttCGTTC GGAACAATCATGTTGTACCGCATAACAAAGATTATGTTCCTTTTGGAGAACTCCTTGAGCGACGGAGACAAGAAGCCAGTCGAACCATCCTTGTACAAGTTCAATCAGCAAATTCTCACTCAGAATTATATGCGTATTGCAAACAATTTGGCAGGGTTGACAGCATGCATCATTACTCGATCACAAGTGACTCG CACTACTTTTTGGTGGAATTTGGTGAGGCATTGAGTGTTAATGCTGCCCTTAAATCTGCCACTCATGTGAATTATGATGAAGTCATTCCGGTACAATCTCCAATGGTATGGTTTCGAAACAATCGTGCAACAAATGGTAATAATAAAGATGAGGAGGACTTGAGCAACGTGAAGTTATCACTGGGTGTTTCAATGCTTCCCAACAATGAGAAAATCATTAATTCCATCGCCGCTGCTGATTCG GTATCACAACAAATGACTACCCTTTACGAGGCTTGGAAATTGGAAGAAGTTGATATACGAATGCGTTTTTTGACGGCTCATCAACTCGAGCGATGTTTTCTTGGTTTTTTTCCTCACCTTACAATTTTACCATTCGGATCGTCTGTCAACGGTTTTGGTAAACGTGGCTGCGATCTCGATCTCGCATTAAACTTCGAGGTGCAGAAATTG GATACATCATCGAGCCGATTTGTATTTCACAGTAAATTGATATCGCACGACGGCAAATTGCAGTCAAAGAAATTTCTGGAAATTATCGCTGATTCGATACAATATTTTATGCCTGGTATTTCGAATGTCAGGCGAATATTGCAAGCTCGTGTGCcaatcataaaatttgatcaaaGACTCACAGGACTCGAATGTGATCTTTCGATGTCGAATGG GATGGCAGTACACATGGCGGAATTATTGTGTTTTTACGGTGAAGTCGATTACCGAGTTCGACCTCTCATATTCACAATACGACATTGGGCCCATCACGTTGGAATCACGAATCCCGTACCCGGTCGTTGgatcacaaatttttcgattacTCTCCTCGTGCTGTTTTATCTCCAACAGAAACGTATTATTCCTTCCCTCGATGAACTCGAGAAACTTACAG TTGGATCCAACGTACAATCGGTTGGTTGCCCATTTCTTTGCGACGTAACAAAATTGCCGATAATCGATACAAACAACGACAGTCTTGAGACACTGTTATCAGGATTTCTCGAATATTACTCAACATTTGATTTTTCCACCAAAGCAATATCGTTGCGAGAGGGTAAGACTTTGAATAAACCCGATTTTTCACCCTTGTACATCTGTAATCCGctggaaaaaaagttgaacgTTAGTAAAAACGTGAGCTtcgaagaaacggaaaaattgAAGTTGGCGGTGAGAAACGCTTTGTGGATTTTGGAAACTGCCGTCCTCGACACAACTTACCAACCAGGTTTACTTGCGATACTTCAACAAAAGTTGGAAATCGTTAATTACATTGGTGGTAAGCGCGTTGTGAACGTTGCGGCATTGTTTAACATGTctggcgataaaaaaaaatcttcaaaaaaccaaaaaaaaactgaagaaattgaAAGCTCGGATGAGGGTTTAGATCTGGATTCACAGTCCAAGAGAAatagtaaaaagaaaaaaaaacgtgcgaGGCCATGTTGA
- the LOC122413995 gene encoding poly(A) RNA polymerase, mitochondrial-like isoform X2: MHHYSITSDSHYFLVEFGEALSVNAALKSATHVNYDEVIPVQSPMVWFRNNRATNGNNKDEEDLSNVKLSLGVSMLPNNEKIINSIAAADSVSQQMTTLYEAWKLEEVDIRMRFLTAHQLERCFLGFFPHLTILPFGSSVNGFGKRGCDLDLALNFEVQKLDTSSSRFVFHSKLISHDGKLQSKKFLEIIADSIQYFMPGISNVRRILQARVPIIKFDQRLTGLECDLSMSNGMAVHMAELLCFYGEVDYRVRPLIFTIRHWAHHVGITNPVPGRWITNFSITLLVLFYLQQKRIIPSLDELEKLTVGSNVQSVGCPFLCDVTKLPIIDTNNDSLETLLSGFLEYYSTFDFSTKAISLREGKTLNKPDFSPLYICNPLEKKLNVSKNVSFEETEKLKLAVRNALWILETAVLDTTYQPGLLAILQQKLEIVNYIGGKRVVNVAALFNMSGDKKKSSKNQKKTEEIESSDEGLDLDSQSKRNSKKKKKRARPC; this comes from the exons ATGCATCATTACTCGATCACAAGTGACTCG CACTACTTTTTGGTGGAATTTGGTGAGGCATTGAGTGTTAATGCTGCCCTTAAATCTGCCACTCATGTGAATTATGATGAAGTCATTCCGGTACAATCTCCAATGGTATGGTTTCGAAACAATCGTGCAACAAATGGTAATAATAAAGATGAGGAGGACTTGAGCAACGTGAAGTTATCACTGGGTGTTTCAATGCTTCCCAACAATGAGAAAATCATTAATTCCATCGCCGCTGCTGATTCG GTATCACAACAAATGACTACCCTTTACGAGGCTTGGAAATTGGAAGAAGTTGATATACGAATGCGTTTTTTGACGGCTCATCAACTCGAGCGATGTTTTCTTGGTTTTTTTCCTCACCTTACAATTTTACCATTCGGATCGTCTGTCAACGGTTTTGGTAAACGTGGCTGCGATCTCGATCTCGCATTAAACTTCGAGGTGCAGAAATTG GATACATCATCGAGCCGATTTGTATTTCACAGTAAATTGATATCGCACGACGGCAAATTGCAGTCAAAGAAATTTCTGGAAATTATCGCTGATTCGATACAATATTTTATGCCTGGTATTTCGAATGTCAGGCGAATATTGCAAGCTCGTGTGCcaatcataaaatttgatcaaaGACTCACAGGACTCGAATGTGATCTTTCGATGTCGAATGG GATGGCAGTACACATGGCGGAATTATTGTGTTTTTACGGTGAAGTCGATTACCGAGTTCGACCTCTCATATTCACAATACGACATTGGGCCCATCACGTTGGAATCACGAATCCCGTACCCGGTCGTTGgatcacaaatttttcgattacTCTCCTCGTGCTGTTTTATCTCCAACAGAAACGTATTATTCCTTCCCTCGATGAACTCGAGAAACTTACAG TTGGATCCAACGTACAATCGGTTGGTTGCCCATTTCTTTGCGACGTAACAAAATTGCCGATAATCGATACAAACAACGACAGTCTTGAGACACTGTTATCAGGATTTCTCGAATATTACTCAACATTTGATTTTTCCACCAAAGCAATATCGTTGCGAGAGGGTAAGACTTTGAATAAACCCGATTTTTCACCCTTGTACATCTGTAATCCGctggaaaaaaagttgaacgTTAGTAAAAACGTGAGCTtcgaagaaacggaaaaattgAAGTTGGCGGTGAGAAACGCTTTGTGGATTTTGGAAACTGCCGTCCTCGACACAACTTACCAACCAGGTTTACTTGCGATACTTCAACAAAAGTTGGAAATCGTTAATTACATTGGTGGTAAGCGCGTTGTGAACGTTGCGGCATTGTTTAACATGTctggcgataaaaaaaaatcttcaaaaaaccaaaaaaaaactgaagaaattgaAAGCTCGGATGAGGGTTTAGATCTGGATTCACAGTCCAAGAGAAatagtaaaaagaaaaaaaaacgtgcgaGGCCATGTTGA